Within Spirochaetales bacterium, the genomic segment GTGGTCGTCTCGCTGGGAATACCGCGACAGGGAACACCATGGATGCTTCGATTCTTTATGGATGGAACCGGTGCTCGAATCGACACGTAATGTAAGCGGCTCCCGATCTTCCTGTATCGCCTGGAAAAATGAGGCACTTCCTGAGGCGAGATAGTGATCCGTCCCAAAGGGGGATACCTCCAGTTCCAAGAAGTTTTCACCGCCCAGATGGCGGAGACCGCGCCTGAGATAAAAAGGAGACGTTTTCTCATCATCCGGCCATTCTGCTTTTACTCCGCCCACACACAGGAGAAGGTATGTCCCGGCCGGAAGCCGTGCCGTGATATTGTAATGGTGTAACGGTTTCCCGGATCGCGGATCGATACGGTGTTCCGATATATGCAATGATTCTTTCCAGTAGCCGTCACGCCAAAGGGAAACGGATGAAAGCGAGCGGCCGGCTGCATCGATCACGAGCTGTTCATCCTCAACGGTTTCCACCCAGAAGGAATAGATTTCCAGATCGTCGAGTTCACCCTCGAAAGAATCGAGATCCTCGATGCGGGGAAAAGACCGGTTTGCGGGTATGATGTTTTTTTCCGTATATTCGATGACGTCGACGGAAAGGTCCCCTGTTGTTTCCGGTTGTTTTTTCATCCTGATTTTATATTCACCCTTATCGAGGAGGATATCGAGTCTTCCTTCTTTCCCTTCCTGCTTTGTTTGTGATTGAAGGGTACCGGACATCCTGTCACAGACGGCGAATGACGCCGGGGGGATACCGTTCACCCTGATGCTGTACCACCCGCGTTTACCGACGGACAGTATCGTCTCTGTTTTCTCACCGGATGTGAAAGCGGTTTTTGAAAGATGAACATCATTCCCGCATAAAAGCGGCGGGCTGATACAGATAAACAATGCAAATAAAAGCGTTTTAAGCGAATAACGAATCACGTTTCGATGAGCGTGGGAGGGCATCGTCACCTCATGTAATATTGAAGATACCGTTTTAATGCCGATATGACGTTTTTCTGAACACTTTTTTTTATACAACATGGATAAAGCATATAGTGAACGGGGCGAAATGTCAATTTCGGTAACGGCCGGCGATGGCGGGTATATAGGGATAAGATGAGGATAATTAATTGCGGCAGGTACTTGCCGTATCATATGATTTTTGTTTACCATATACCGATGTCGGGAAGAAAATCCAATGTCGAAAGATGCCTGAGGGCGGTCGCGGATGCAGTGATATCCGCCTCTACCTTTCGCTTTATCGATCCTGAAAGCGGTGTGCAGTATGACTCGCCGTCGTCCGCCCCCCGCGATGCCGCGCTGGCCCTCCAAAGCCCGTATAATGATTGGCGGTACTGGAACGGGGTGCTCAATATCGGCATGAGGAAAGCAGGGGAGGCGGTAAAGGACGCCACCTATCGGTCGTTTCCGGACAAGAATATCGCGTTCTGCTTCGATCATGCCGGGTATTTCAGAAAAAAATACAAAGGTGATAAAAAATGGGTATACCCTTTTGCTCAGCATTATATTATCGAGGAACTGGATGATTGCGGTGCGATGGGGGCAAGCCTTATCGAGATATATCGATATGACAAACAGAAACGCTACAGGAAGTATATCGAACGCGCGGCGGATCATATCATGAACAAACAGCACCGCCTCAAGGACGGTACATTCGTCAGGCATTTTCCCTGTTACGGCACGATCTGGGCAGATGATTGTTATATGAGTGTCTCTTTTTTATCCCGCATGGGTGAACTGGAGGGGTTGGCGCGGTTTTTTGATGAAGCGGTCATCCAGGTACTCAACTTTCATTCCCACCTTTTCGACGGCGGGAAGGGCATCTGCCGCCATTGCTGGTTCTCTCATACGGGGAAGCCGGGTGTTGCGTTCTGGGGACGCGCAAACGGATGGATACTCCTCGCACAGGTTGACCTCCTCGACAGGCTGCCCGAAGAACATCCCGATCGCCCCCGGTTGATTTCGATATTCCGGAAGGAAATAGAGGGTATCGTGCGATATCAGGATACCGGGGGCTTCTGGCACCAACTCCTCGACAGGGAAGACTCCTTTCCGGAAACATCATGCTCCGCGATGCTCACCTACGCGATCGCCCGCGCGATCAACGTTGGGTACGTCGATGAATCTTTCAAAACAAACGCACGGAACGGCTGGAAAGGCCTTGAATCGGTCATCGGGCCGGACGGAACGGTTTTTGGGACAAGTACCGGAACGTGCATCGGAGGCGACCTGCATTATTATTACAAACGCCCCCGGCCGGTCAATGATATTCATGGAATCGGTCCCGTCATTCTCGCCGCCTCTGAAATACTGGCAATGTCATGAAAACTGTTGCAATCATCGTAAAAATATTCTATCCTGAATAATTCATGTGCTTGATTATTTTTGTGTAGAAACCGGTATGGAAGAGGGTAATATAATCGATTTTCTGGTTTCTTTGATACTCCTCGTCCTTTTTATGATCCTTTCATCTTTTTTTTCCGGAACAGAGACGGCTTTTTTTTCATTGAACAGCCTGGAACGGGAAAAATTGAGGGGGATAAAAGGAAAATGGAATAAATCCGTCATCGAACTCTTTTTTTCTTCTCCCGACCGGATACTCGTCACCATTCTTACCGGAAACATGATCGTCAATATTTTCGCAACTGATATATTCGCGCTGTCCTTTTCGGAGATGATTGTCGAACGTATCCCGTTTATGGATTCGGAGTTGTTTTCCGTTGTGGTGATGACACTCATTATTCTTCTTTTCGGGGAAATGACACCCAAAAACCTGGCGATCCGGCATCCACTCGCCTTTGCGCAATCTTCCCTTATTCCGTTGTCGTTTTTTACGAAACTTTTTTTACCACTCACCTGTATATTCAATTTCATGCGATCAAAGATCCTGATGAGTCTGCCGGCAAAAAACTCGCAAGACGATACAAAAAAAAAGGCCCTTATCGGATTTGCCATGAAAGTCGGATTTCAGGGCGGGCTTATCACAAAATACGAACTCGATATACTTGAATCGTATCTCGATTTTATCGATAAGACCGCGGCCGATGTCATGATTCCCAGGACGGAGATCCGGGGAATCGATATCTCAACTGAGATCGGGCATATATTCTCACTTATTTCCGAGGGCAAGGCGAAACTGGATGGTTCGTTTTTATATGTTTATCAAAATGATTTCGATCACCCTGTCGGATATATAGAAATAAAGGATTTGCTGCCGTTAAAATATAATGTCTATCCCGATGAAGGCGGCGCTGTCCTGAAATCGATTGTAAGGCCGTACTACTCGGTTCCGGGGTCGAAAAATCTCGGAGAATTGACCCGTGAACTGAGGCATTCGAACAGTGCAGTCGCCCTTGTGATCGATGAGTTCGGCGGTACCTCGGGTATCGTCACATTCAAGACGATCGTCCAGGATCTGCTGGATTATTTCTATTCATCGGAAAAGGATTCGATTCTCCGTATCGGGGACGACCTGTTTTCCATACCCGGATCGATTGAAATAGAGACCCTCGAGAATTTTTTCGGGGTCTCTTTCCCTTCGGAAAGCAGAACGATATCGGGAATGATTATTGAAAAACTGGGAGAAATTCCGGAACAGGGAGTTTCCCTCGATGTGTCGGGAATACGCTTTACCGTCAGAAAGGCGGGGAAGAACAGAATCGTCCGCCTCGAGGCCGGAAAAGGAAAGGAAGCATGATAATCACCGGTATCGTCATTTGTATCGTGATGGCGGGATTTTTCGCGGGCCTTGAAACAGGCCTGCTCGCCGCGGATCAGCTTTCCCTGTTTATAAAAAAAGAGAAAAAGCTTCTCTACGCCCGGGCGGCCCATTATCTTCTCATAAAACCCGAACGGCTTCTTTCGACGACACTGATCGGGACGAATATCGCGGTGGTGAGTGCGACGGTTCTGTTGAAGAGTCTTTTTTTACGAATGGGTTATCCCCTCTGGTTATCCTGGCCGGGCAGCCTCCTTTTGAGTATCGTCCTGCTTGTCTTTTCCG encodes:
- a CDS encoding glycoside hydrolase family 88 protein, with the protein product MRIINCGRYLPYHMIFVYHIPMSGRKSNVERCLRAVADAVISASTFRFIDPESGVQYDSPSSAPRDAALALQSPYNDWRYWNGVLNIGMRKAGEAVKDATYRSFPDKNIAFCFDHAGYFRKKYKGDKKWVYPFAQHYIIEELDDCGAMGASLIEIYRYDKQKRYRKYIERAADHIMNKQHRLKDGTFVRHFPCYGTIWADDCYMSVSFLSRMGELEGLARFFDEAVIQVLNFHSHLFDGGKGICRHCWFSHTGKPGVAFWGRANGWILLAQVDLLDRLPEEHPDRPRLISIFRKEIEGIVRYQDTGGFWHQLLDREDSFPETSCSAMLTYAIARAINVGYVDESFKTNARNGWKGLESVIGPDGTVFGTSTGTCIGGDLHYYYKRPRPVNDIHGIGPVILAASEILAMS
- a CDS encoding HlyC/CorC family transporter, which translates into the protein MEEGNIIDFLVSLILLVLFMILSSFFSGTETAFFSLNSLEREKLRGIKGKWNKSVIELFFSSPDRILVTILTGNMIVNIFATDIFALSFSEMIVERIPFMDSELFSVVVMTLIILLFGEMTPKNLAIRHPLAFAQSSLIPLSFFTKLFLPLTCIFNFMRSKILMSLPAKNSQDDTKKKALIGFAMKVGFQGGLITKYELDILESYLDFIDKTAADVMIPRTEIRGIDISTEIGHIFSLISEGKAKLDGSFLYVYQNDFDHPVGYIEIKDLLPLKYNVYPDEGGAVLKSIVRPYYSVPGSKNLGELTRELRHSNSAVALVIDEFGGTSGIVTFKTIVQDLLDYFYSSEKDSILRIGDDLFSIPGSIEIETLENFFGVSFPSESRTISGMIIEKLGEIPEQGVSLDVSGIRFTVRKAGKNRIVRLEAGKGKEA